One Bacteroidota bacterium genomic window carries:
- a CDS encoding aminotransferase class V-fold PLP-dependent enzyme: MSDKVVKSEFEKYFKKYRKNIIGYDKKIETPFGMKKLIYADWTASGRLYAPIEKKMCEDFGPYVANTHTETTHTGTLMTLAYNKAKAIIKEHVHAGPDEVILTSGSGMTRIVSKFQRMLGLKIPDQFMKYTNIPDDERPVVFVTHMEHHSNHTSWQETIADVEVIPPDDKGDVCMKSFKELLEKYKRRNKIYAAVTACSNVTGIQPCVREIAKLVHEYGGYCFVDYACSAPYVEIKMNTDDPKEKFDAIYFSPHKYLGGPGSAGVLVFNRALYSSRIPDTPGGGTVTWTDSWGDRFYFDDIEMREDGGTPAFLQTIRTALAVQLKDEMGVEKMMKREEEILEKVFEDFDQINGLHILAAEQKNRLGVFSFYIEDLHYNLGVKLLNDRYGIQTRGGCACAGTYGHYLFEMSKELSDQIQYRILHGDLSAKPGWIRMSIHPTMTNKEVNYICSAIREVAENHKEWSNDYEHDISTNEFSFIGYHRKEDEMVEEWFRK; the protein is encoded by the coding sequence ATGAGTGATAAAGTGGTAAAATCTGAATTTGAGAAGTACTTTAAGAAATACCGAAAAAACATCATTGGCTATGATAAGAAAATAGAAACGCCCTTTGGGATGAAAAAACTTATTTATGCTGACTGGACAGCCAGCGGCCGATTATATGCACCTATTGAAAAAAAAATGTGTGAAGATTTTGGGCCTTATGTTGCCAATACGCATACCGAAACAACGCATACAGGAACGTTAATGACTTTGGCCTACAATAAAGCCAAGGCTATCATCAAGGAGCATGTGCACGCTGGCCCTGATGAAGTTATTCTTACTTCCGGTTCTGGCATGACCCGCATAGTAAGTAAATTTCAACGTATGCTTGGACTTAAAATTCCAGATCAATTCATGAAATATACAAATATTCCTGATGACGAGCGTCCAGTTGTTTTTGTTACCCATATGGAGCATCATTCCAACCATACATCCTGGCAGGAAACGATTGCTGATGTGGAAGTTATTCCTCCTGATGATAAGGGCGATGTGTGTATGAAAAGCTTCAAGGAATTACTTGAAAAATACAAAAGGAGAAATAAGATTTATGCAGCTGTTACGGCTTGTTCAAATGTGACAGGAATTCAGCCTTGTGTTCGTGAAATTGCAAAATTAGTGCACGAATATGGAGGTTATTGTTTTGTCGATTATGCATGTTCTGCCCCCTATGTTGAAATTAAAATGAATACGGATGATCCGAAGGAAAAATTTGATGCAATATATTTTTCACCACATAAATATTTAGGAGGTCCGGGTTCCGCAGGGGTTTTGGTTTTTAATCGTGCGCTATATTCAAGCCGTATTCCTGATACCCCAGGTGGGGGAACTGTTACCTGGACAGATAGTTGGGGCGATCGCTTTTATTTTGATGATATTGAAATGCGTGAAGACGGAGGTACTCCTGCTTTTTTGCAAACTATCCGAACAGCATTAGCTGTGCAATTGAAAGATGAGATGGGGGTAGAAAAAATGATGAAGCGTGAAGAAGAAATTCTGGAAAAAGTATTTGAAGATTTCGATCAAATAAATGGACTTCATATTTTGGCTGCAGAACAAAAAAACCGTTTGGGAGTATTTTCGTTTTATATAGAAGATTTGCATTATAATTTGGGCGTAAAACTTCTAAACGATCGCTATGGAATTCAAACTCGTGGAGGTTGTGCCTGTGCAGGAACATATGGGCACTATCTGTTCGAAATGTCTAAAGAATTATCAGATCAGATTCAATACCGAATATTACATGGTGATTTATCGGCAAAACCAGGCTGGATAAGAATGTCAATACATCCAACAATGACCAATAAAGAAGTAAACTACATTTGTTCAGCTATTCGTGAAGTTGCAGAAAACCACAAAGAATGGAGCAATGACTATGAGCATGATATTTCAACCAATGAATTTTCCTTTATTGGGTATCATCGCAAAGAAGATGAGATGGTTGAAGAGTGGTTCAGGAAGTAA
- the sufD gene encoding Fe-S cluster assembly protein SufD — translation MSDILENTSIEHTLTSDLEQNLALLTKNDSDILKNIRQEAIEALNELGLPSKKDELWRFTDVRKWFENSGKLMHPFLPPDDVNTPIKEIFRCDVSELDTFDLALINGWYPKTLPMFQRLDNGSVVGSFAEAKDLYNDIIDQYFGKIANHKKDALTALNTAFNSDGIFAWFPENTKMEKPVQIVNLVSQEENSFFQQLIQPRNLVVVEKNAHVKLVLCDHTLSNNKSLTNAVTEIFVDEGATLEIYSLQNQNNLGALISTIHIEQKDRSNVTVNTITLNGGFVRNNTTIIIDGEYAEANIFGTHLTDRTQHVDNNTFIDHRKPNSNSNELFKAILDDEATGVFRGQIKVRKDAQNTNSYQKNNNLLLTDNAKMNAMPQLEIYADDVKCSHGATVGYLGVDELFYLRSRGIGEKEARLLLMNAFVGEIIEKIKIPALRDRITYLVAKRLRGELSHCATCVLNCRE, via the coding sequence ATGAGTGATATTTTAGAAAATACAAGTATCGAACATACATTGACTTCAGATTTGGAGCAAAATTTGGCGTTGCTAACAAAAAATGATAGCGATATCCTTAAAAACATTAGGCAAGAGGCTATTGAAGCACTTAATGAATTAGGATTGCCATCTAAAAAAGACGAACTCTGGAGGTTCACAGATGTTCGAAAATGGTTTGAAAATAGTGGAAAACTCATGCATCCGTTTTTACCTCCTGATGATGTGAATACACCCATTAAAGAAATTTTCAGATGTGATGTAAGTGAGCTTGACACCTTTGACTTAGCCCTTATCAATGGTTGGTATCCTAAAACGCTTCCCATGTTTCAGCGACTTGATAATGGAAGTGTGGTCGGTAGTTTTGCAGAAGCAAAGGATTTGTATAACGACATCATTGATCAATATTTTGGGAAAATTGCCAATCACAAAAAAGATGCGCTGACAGCATTGAATACTGCGTTTAATTCCGATGGAATTTTTGCTTGGTTTCCAGAAAACACAAAAATGGAAAAACCAGTTCAAATTGTGAATTTGGTTTCTCAAGAAGAAAACAGTTTTTTTCAGCAGTTAATTCAACCCCGAAACCTTGTAGTAGTTGAGAAAAACGCACATGTAAAACTCGTATTATGTGATCATACCTTAAGCAATAACAAGAGCTTAACCAATGCGGTTACTGAAATATTTGTTGATGAAGGTGCCACCCTCGAAATTTATAGTTTGCAAAATCAAAATAATTTGGGTGCATTAATTTCAACTATTCATATTGAACAAAAAGACCGCTCGAATGTAACTGTTAATACCATTACCTTAAATGGTGGTTTTGTTAGAAATAACACAACTATTATAATTGATGGTGAATATGCCGAAGCCAATATTTTTGGAACGCATTTAACGGATCGCACACAACATGTTGATAACAATACATTTATTGATCATCGCAAACCAAATTCAAATAGCAATGAATTATTTAAGGCTATTTTAGATGATGAGGCAACTGGTGTGTTTCGTGGACAAATTAAGGTGAGGAAAGACGCACAAAACACCAATTCATATCAAAAAAATAATAATTTATTACTGACCGATAATGCAAAAATGAATGCCATGCCTCAGCTCGAAATTTATGCTGATGATGTTAAATGTTCACATGGTGCCACCGTGGGATACCTTGGTGTTGATGAATTGTTTTACTTACGATCAAGAGGTATTGGTGAAAAAGAAGCACGTTTGCTTTTGATGAATGCCTTTGTAGGTGAGATTATTGAAAAGATAAAAATCCCGGCATTACGTGATCGAATAACTTACCTGGTCGCAAAACGACTTCGTGGTGAATTATCACATTGTGCCACTTGCGTGTTGAACTGTAGAGAGTAA
- the sufC gene encoding Fe-S cluster assembly ATPase SufC, with amino-acid sequence MLEIKNLHASINGSEILKGLNFKVNPGEVHAIMGPNGSGKSTLASVLAGRELFEVTEGSVHYQGKDLLEMNPETRSKEGIFLAFQYPVEIPGVSITNFMRTAINEHKAYKGLDPLSGGDFLKLMNEKKKIVEIASSLTNRSVNEGFSGGEKKKNEIFQMAMLEPTLAILDETDSGLDIDALRIVANGVNELKNEHNAFVVITHYQRLLDYIVPDFVHILYNGQIVKSGGKELALELEEKGYDWIK; translated from the coding sequence ATGTTAGAGATAAAAAATTTACATGCAAGTATAAATGGAAGTGAGATTCTGAAAGGACTTAATTTTAAAGTTAACCCTGGTGAAGTGCATGCTATTATGGGCCCAAATGGTTCTGGGAAAAGCACTTTAGCATCCGTTCTTGCTGGAAGAGAATTATTTGAAGTTACCGAAGGTTCTGTTCATTATCAGGGTAAAGATTTATTAGAGATGAATCCTGAAACCCGATCGAAAGAGGGTATCTTTTTAGCTTTCCAGTATCCTGTTGAAATTCCCGGAGTAAGCATTACCAACTTCATGCGAACAGCCATCAATGAACACAAAGCATATAAAGGTCTAGATCCTTTATCAGGAGGAGATTTTTTGAAGCTCATGAATGAAAAAAAGAAGATTGTGGAAATTGCATCATCCTTAACCAATCGTTCTGTAAACGAAGGTTTCTCAGGTGGTGAAAAGAAGAAGAATGAGATTTTTCAGATGGCTATGCTTGAACCCACTCTGGCTATTTTAGACGAAACCGATTCAGGATTGGATATTGATGCTTTACGAATAGTAGCCAATGGTGTTAATGAACTCAAAAATGAGCATAATGCTTTCGTTGTAATAACGCACTACCAGCGTTTACTCGATTATATTGTTCCTGATTTTGTGCACATCCTCTACAATGGTCAAATTGTTAAATCAGGTGGAAAAGAGTTGGCATTAGAATTAGAAGAGAAAGGTTATGATTGGATCAAGTAA
- the sufB gene encoding Fe-S cluster assembly protein SufB, translating to MDESEKLLTSVTEEKYKYGFTTDVEQEIAPKGLNEDVVRMISAKNEEPEFMLEFRLKAFKKWQEMKEPKWAHLHYPPIDFQSISYYATSKKKNLNSIDEVDPELLDTFKKLGIPLEEQKRLAGVAVDIVMDSSSVITTFKEKLGELGIIFCPISEAIKEHPELVKQYLGSVVPFTDNYYGALNSAVFSDGSFVYIPKGVRCPMELSTYFRINAAETGQFERTLIVADEGSYVSYLEGCTAPMRDENQLHAAIVEIVAMKDADVKYSTVQNWYPGDKNGKGGIYNFVTKRGICRGANSKISWTQVETGSAITWKYPSVILLGENSSGEFYSVAVTNNHQQADTGSKMIHIGKNTKSKIISKGISAGFSENSYRGLVKVMKNATNARNFTQCDSLLMGDKCGAHTFPYIEVENKTAIVEHEATTSKIAEDQLFYCNQRGIDTENAIGLIVNGYAKEVLNKLPMEFAVEAQKLLAITLENSVG from the coding sequence ATGGACGAAAGCGAAAAGTTATTGACTTCAGTAACTGAAGAAAAATATAAATATGGTTTTACAACCGATGTGGAACAAGAAATTGCTCCAAAAGGATTGAATGAAGATGTTGTTCGAATGATTTCTGCCAAGAATGAGGAACCTGAATTTATGCTTGAATTCAGACTCAAGGCTTTTAAGAAATGGCAGGAAATGAAAGAACCCAAATGGGCGCATTTGCATTATCCTCCTATTGATTTTCAATCCATCAGTTATTATGCTACTTCAAAGAAAAAGAACCTGAATAGCATTGATGAAGTTGACCCTGAATTGCTGGATACCTTTAAGAAATTAGGTATCCCTCTTGAAGAGCAAAAACGCTTAGCTGGTGTTGCTGTTGATATCGTTATGGATAGCAGTTCAGTGATCACAACCTTTAAAGAAAAACTTGGAGAGCTGGGAATAATTTTCTGTCCGATTTCTGAAGCTATTAAAGAGCATCCTGAATTGGTTAAACAATATCTTGGTTCTGTAGTACCTTTTACTGACAACTATTATGGTGCTTTAAATTCCGCTGTATTTAGTGATGGTTCGTTTGTTTACATTCCCAAGGGTGTGCGATGCCCGATGGAATTGTCAACCTATTTCAGGATTAATGCAGCAGAAACAGGGCAGTTTGAAAGGACCTTAATTGTTGCCGATGAGGGAAGTTATGTCAGCTACCTCGAAGGATGCACAGCACCTATGCGTGATGAAAATCAATTGCATGCAGCCATTGTTGAAATTGTTGCGATGAAGGATGCTGATGTCAAATACTCAACCGTTCAAAACTGGTATCCGGGCGATAAAAATGGAAAAGGGGGCATTTACAATTTTGTTACCAAACGAGGTATATGCCGTGGTGCAAATTCTAAGATTTCATGGACACAGGTTGAAACTGGTTCTGCCATTACCTGGAAATATCCAAGTGTAATATTGTTAGGTGAAAACAGTTCAGGTGAGTTTTATTCGGTTGCAGTAACCAATAATCACCAGCAAGCAGACACCGGATCAAAAATGATACATATTGGAAAAAATACCAAGAGCAAAATCATTTCAAAAGGTATTTCAGCTGGTTTTAGTGAAAACAGTTATCGTGGTTTGGTGAAAGTTATGAAAAATGCCACCAATGCACGGAATTTTACACAATGTGACTCATTATTAATGGGTGACAAATGTGGCGCTCATACTTTTCCTTACATAGAAGTTGAAAATAAAACAGCAATTGTTGAGCATGAGGCAACAACTTCAAAAATTGCCGAAGATCAATTATTCTATTGCAATCAGCGAGGAATAGATACTGAAAATGCCATAGGACTTATTGTTAATGGTTATGCCAAGGAGGTTTTAAATAAGCTTCCAATGGAGTTTGCAGTTGAAGCTCAAAAATTACTAGCAATTACATTAGAAAATAGTGTGGGTTAA
- a CDS encoding class I SAM-dependent methyltransferase, translating into MKWIAKAVVQKAISFLPFKHHVNYLFQKHITKGVLLTDSYFNAKFEHFKSHIKYFQKYSKQSFPETVLELGTGWYPIIPLSFFLLGSKVIYTVDISSLLKPEHLLATIKMFLAYIDKNPTNEFDKNRIQVLEDIVSKEQLHSLDELLSLLHITYEVRDASDLPMKDNAIDFIVSNNTFEHIHEQALVGILSEFNRIKKKDGLMSHFIDMSDHFAHFDSKITIFNFLKFSGFSWKLIDNSVQPQNRLRIVEFRKMYADLEIEIILEENNVGRESDIESITLSKKYQTMDQSDVLVSHSYLISK; encoded by the coding sequence ATGAAGTGGATCGCTAAAGCAGTTGTGCAGAAGGCAATTTCTTTTTTACCTTTTAAGCATCATGTCAACTACCTGTTTCAAAAGCATATTACCAAAGGTGTGTTATTAACAGATTCTTATTTTAATGCCAAATTTGAGCATTTTAAATCTCATATAAAGTACTTTCAAAAATATAGCAAGCAATCTTTCCCTGAGACAGTACTTGAGTTAGGAACAGGTTGGTACCCAATTATTCCGCTGTCCTTTTTTCTATTGGGATCAAAAGTAATTTATACGGTGGATATATCCAGCTTGCTCAAACCAGAGCATTTGTTGGCAACCATAAAAATGTTTCTGGCTTATATAGATAAGAATCCCACTAATGAGTTTGATAAAAATAGAATTCAAGTTTTGGAGGATATTGTTAGTAAAGAACAACTTCACAGTCTGGACGAATTACTTTCGTTGTTACACATTACTTATGAGGTAAGAGATGCAAGTGATTTACCGATGAAGGATAATGCAATAGATTTTATTGTCTCAAATAATACTTTTGAGCACATACATGAGCAGGCACTTGTAGGCATATTGTCCGAGTTTAATCGCATAAAGAAGAAGGATGGCTTGATGAGCCATTTTATTGATATGTCGGATCACTTTGCACATTTTGATTCGAAAATCACCATTTTTAACTTCCTGAAGTTCTCGGGTTTTTCATGGAAATTAATCGACAATTCTGTTCAACCACAGAATCGATTAAGAATTGTAGAATTTCGTAAAATGTATGCTGATTTGGAAATAGAAATCATTCTTGAAGAAAACAATGTTGGCCGTGAGTCGGATATTGAAAGTATTACCTTATCCAAAAAATACCAGACAATGGATCAATCAGATGTATTGGTTTCGCATTCCTATCTGATTTCAAAATAA